A genomic segment from Lignipirellula cremea encodes:
- a CDS encoding serine/threonine protein kinase, giving the protein MADSTSHNSQSLPGKSPAGDAVPPVQPPVGDSAPLAAEYFQIDLSPDGELPKKGAGSAAKVPHPLDATSPPTQQPYDGKVDKQPTVISRQEPLSMSATPYGGIAASAIEIAALLEGATLGYFKLGPFIGGGGMGAVFRAIDTMLDRTVAVKVLSRDKTDEEVLRRFKNEAQSAARLDHDNIARVFYVGEDKGWNYIVFEYIEGLNIRDLVMEQDQERLPLAEAINYTIQVADALDHAYRRDVVHRDIKPSNIIVTSDGHAKLVDMGLARLHQVESPATDLTASGVTLGTFDYISPEQAHDPRSADVRSDLYSLGCTLYFMLTGRPPFPDGTVLQKLLNHSREAPPDPRQFRPKLPEEIVAILSRLLAKSANDRFQTPGELTAELLLASERLGITGLSRGSVWMSRAPRPVKAWRRHLPWMSTLTVLVASVFALDWFWPTGSSETRGFSTVIVDSPPFLAAAKPIQPPSIGDADLDRMPPAPMPDLRPEPLLPREVSLPAVAAEGPGATIRDPKTPPPPSEVSVPATTDPVKPATADPSTVVSEPPVESDATMDETVSPRLIVVAAEAPLDGPADELWAASLADACKEAADYPDLEAIELRYNGQRQSNPFEVTSDRLLIRAGEDYSPVVVFAPREDDPAPEDGFIRVSGGELQVERVHFRVMLPQAPYHIPWSLFQLDKVTRIGLHRCSATIQNLDDRGHEPQYNVSFFNVQGPQMFEAMMMPNSPVPTADVPPLIDLSECTLRGQATLARAEQATPFRLNWSQGLFVSSHRLIETSGAASRQPSEGYVWVEMQHVTVIAMDGACLINRSPDAPYQLGLNFDARRCIFLTAESSPLVEHQGVENLEMTKLTISGEYNFYPQTRTVWRVNETNQPTREFTFDEANRETTWFRLTWPGHAVIWKSAPASELAAHTRTPADYLLRDSSSNPAFTPGGKQAAGFDISLVESPPLFSPLPDSGGD; this is encoded by the coding sequence ATGGCTGATAGCACTTCGCACAACTCGCAATCGCTTCCTGGCAAATCGCCAGCCGGCGACGCCGTACCTCCTGTCCAACCGCCAGTGGGGGATTCGGCGCCACTGGCGGCCGAGTATTTCCAGATTGATTTGTCTCCCGACGGAGAGCTGCCCAAGAAGGGCGCCGGGTCGGCTGCCAAAGTTCCCCACCCGCTCGACGCGACTTCGCCGCCCACACAGCAGCCGTATGACGGGAAGGTGGATAAACAGCCGACCGTTATTTCCCGCCAGGAGCCGCTCTCCATGTCGGCAACGCCGTACGGGGGGATTGCGGCCAGTGCGATCGAAATCGCCGCCTTGCTGGAAGGGGCGACGCTGGGCTATTTCAAGCTGGGGCCGTTTATCGGCGGCGGCGGCATGGGAGCCGTCTTCCGCGCGATTGATACCATGCTGGACCGCACCGTGGCGGTCAAAGTTCTCTCCCGCGACAAGACCGACGAAGAAGTCCTGCGGCGGTTCAAAAACGAAGCCCAAAGCGCCGCCCGGCTGGACCACGATAACATCGCCAGGGTGTTTTACGTGGGCGAGGACAAGGGCTGGAATTACATTGTTTTTGAGTATATCGAAGGCCTGAACATTCGCGACCTGGTGATGGAGCAGGACCAGGAGCGATTGCCCCTGGCGGAAGCGATCAATTATACGATCCAGGTCGCCGACGCGCTCGATCACGCTTACCGTCGCGATGTGGTGCATCGCGATATCAAGCCGTCCAATATCATTGTGACTTCCGACGGACACGCCAAGCTGGTCGATATGGGCCTGGCCCGATTGCATCAGGTGGAATCGCCGGCGACTGATCTGACCGCCAGCGGCGTGACGCTGGGCACGTTCGATTACATTTCGCCGGAGCAGGCGCACGACCCGCGTTCGGCCGATGTGCGAAGCGATCTCTATTCGCTGGGCTGCACGCTGTACTTCATGCTGACGGGACGGCCGCCGTTCCCCGATGGCACCGTCCTGCAGAAACTACTGAACCACTCCCGCGAAGCTCCGCCCGATCCGCGCCAGTTCCGTCCGAAACTGCCTGAAGAGATTGTCGCGATCCTTTCCCGCTTGCTGGCCAAAAGCGCCAACGACCGGTTCCAGACACCGGGAGAACTGACCGCTGAACTGCTGCTGGCCAGCGAACGTTTGGGCATCACCGGTTTGTCCCGCGGGTCAGTGTGGATGAGTCGGGCGCCGCGGCCCGTCAAGGCATGGCGGCGTCACCTGCCCTGGATGTCGACGCTCACGGTGCTGGTCGCGTCCGTGTTTGCGCTGGACTGGTTCTGGCCGACGGGCTCCAGCGAGACGCGTGGTTTTTCGACCGTTATTGTCGACTCGCCGCCGTTTCTGGCCGCCGCCAAGCCGATTCAACCGCCCTCGATTGGCGACGCCGATCTGGATCGAATGCCGCCGGCTCCCATGCCGGATTTGCGCCCCGAACCGCTCCTGCCGCGGGAAGTTTCCTTGCCGGCAGTCGCCGCCGAGGGGCCGGGAGCAACGATAAGAGATCCCAAAACGCCGCCGCCGCCGAGCGAAGTTTCCGTTCCCGCGACCACGGATCCGGTCAAACCAGCGACGGCGGATCCGTCCACCGTGGTCTCCGAGCCGCCTGTCGAATCCGACGCCACCATGGATGAAACCGTCTCGCCGCGTTTAATCGTGGTGGCGGCGGAAGCGCCGCTGGACGGTCCGGCCGATGAGCTCTGGGCCGCCTCGCTGGCCGACGCTTGCAAGGAAGCGGCCGACTACCCCGATCTGGAAGCGATCGAACTGCGCTACAATGGGCAGCGGCAAAGCAATCCGTTTGAAGTCACCAGCGATCGACTGCTGATCCGGGCCGGCGAGGACTATTCGCCGGTGGTGGTCTTTGCCCCGCGTGAAGACGATCCCGCGCCCGAGGATGGGTTTATTCGCGTCAGCGGCGGCGAACTGCAGGTGGAGCGGGTGCATTTCCGGGTCATGCTGCCCCAAGCGCCGTACCATATTCCCTGGTCGCTGTTTCAGCTGGACAAAGTCACTCGCATTGGCCTGCACCGCTGCTCGGCCACCATCCAGAACCTCGACGATCGCGGACACGAGCCGCAGTACAATGTGTCGTTCTTCAATGTGCAAGGACCACAGATGTTCGAGGCGATGATGATGCCCAATTCGCCTGTGCCGACGGCCGACGTTCCCCCGTTAATCGACCTGTCGGAATGCACCCTGCGGGGGCAAGCGACCCTGGCCCGGGCCGAGCAGGCCACCCCGTTCCGTTTGAACTGGTCGCAGGGGCTGTTTGTCAGCTCCCACCGGTTGATTGAAACCAGCGGCGCCGCCAGCCGGCAACCCAGCGAAGGGTACGTCTGGGTGGAAATGCAGCATGTCACCGTGATTGCCATGGACGGCGCCTGTCTGATCAATCGTTCCCCCGATGCACCCTATCAACTGGGACTCAACTTCGACGCGCGCCGCTGTATTTTCCTCACCGCCGAGAGCAGCCCGCTGGTCGAACACCAGGGGGTGGAAAATCTCGAAATGACGAAGCTGACCATCAGCGGCGAATACAACTTTTATCCCCAGACCCGTACAGTCTGGCGGGTAAACGAAACGAACCAGCCGACCCGCGAATTTACCTTTGACGAGGCGAATCGCGAAACGACCTGGTTCCGTCTGACCTGGCCTGGCCATGCCGTGATCTGGAAATCGGCGCCCGCGAGTGAACTGGCCGCCCACACGCGAACGCCTGCCGATTATCTGTTGCGGGATTCCTCCAGCAATCCGGCGTTCACCCCCGGCGGCAAACAGGCGGCCGGCTTTGACATCTCCCTGGTCGAATCGCCGCCTTTATTCAGTCCGCTGCCGGATAGTGGCGGCGACTGA
- a CDS encoding DUF1501 domain-containing protein, whose amino-acid sequence MSLRSSGLSLSHPLARVGSRRWFLEASMAGLGGLALPAFGGSLAQAAAPVQEKKAVILFWLSGGPSQIDMWDPKPQAPVEIRGPYGTISTAVPGMQFSEHLPRQAAIADKLTVLRSVDCSASNHTPITMQAGNPLARRTNDSNPGGGYPSMGSVAAKFHGPNDPDMPAFVGLADSWASDVYGEGELGGQYTPIRGTELAGKAAMPEGITAPRLQDRENLRREFNRLSRQLDSPGAEATDRFTRQAHEMIVSGKVQKAFNVEEESDAMRDAYGRESIGQKALLARRLVESGVTFVLVSGAWGYFDHHGDQVRWGGIEKGLTPLLPRVDQVLATLVTDLENRGLLDDTLVMMMGEFGRSPVINKDAGRDHWTPVMSMLLAGGGLRHGQVIGSTDSRGGAIASNPVRPQDLAATTFRHLGIDPQAQWTNAAGRPLSVVAEGGRPIAELF is encoded by the coding sequence ATGTCGCTGAGATCTTCCGGTTTGTCCTTGTCGCATCCGCTCGCCCGGGTCGGTTCTCGTCGCTGGTTTCTAGAAGCAAGTATGGCGGGGCTGGGCGGTTTGGCCTTGCCAGCCTTTGGCGGATCCCTGGCCCAGGCGGCGGCTCCTGTCCAGGAGAAGAAAGCGGTCATTCTGTTCTGGCTGTCGGGCGGTCCCAGCCAGATTGATATGTGGGATCCCAAGCCCCAGGCGCCGGTGGAAATCCGCGGTCCTTACGGAACCATCTCAACGGCCGTACCGGGGATGCAGTTCAGCGAACACCTGCCCCGCCAGGCTGCCATCGCCGACAAACTCACCGTGCTGCGCTCGGTCGATTGCAGCGCCAGCAACCATACGCCCATTACCATGCAGGCGGGGAACCCGCTGGCCCGTCGCACCAATGATTCCAACCCGGGCGGCGGCTATCCTTCGATGGGTTCGGTCGCGGCGAAGTTTCATGGCCCGAACGATCCCGATATGCCGGCCTTTGTCGGTCTGGCCGATTCCTGGGCCTCCGACGTCTATGGCGAAGGGGAGCTGGGCGGGCAGTACACGCCGATCCGTGGGACGGAACTGGCAGGCAAAGCGGCCATGCCCGAAGGAATCACGGCCCCGCGGCTGCAGGATCGCGAGAACCTGCGCCGGGAATTCAATCGCTTGTCCCGCCAGCTGGACAGCCCAGGCGCCGAAGCGACCGATCGCTTCACGCGGCAGGCTCATGAGATGATCGTTTCCGGCAAGGTGCAAAAAGCGTTCAACGTGGAGGAAGAATCCGACGCCATGCGGGACGCTTACGGCCGCGAAAGCATCGGCCAGAAGGCGTTGCTGGCACGTCGCCTGGTGGAATCGGGCGTCACCTTTGTGCTGGTCAGCGGAGCCTGGGGTTACTTCGATCATCATGGCGATCAGGTCCGCTGGGGCGGCATTGAGAAAGGCCTCACGCCGCTTTTGCCGCGGGTGGACCAGGTGTTGGCGACGCTGGTCACGGACCTGGAAAATCGCGGGCTGCTCGACGATACCCTGGTAATGATGATGGGTGAATTTGGCCGTTCGCCTGTGATCAACAAGGACGCCGGCCGCGACCACTGGACGCCCGTCATGTCGATGCTGCTGGCTGGCGGCGGGCTGCGGCACGGGCAAGTGATTGGTTCGACCGATTCCCGCGGCGGAGCAATCGCCAGCAATCCGGTTCGTCCCCAGGATCTGGCGGCCACAACTTTTCGCCATCTGGGCATCGACCCGCAGGCCCAGTGGACGAACGCCGCCGGACGGCCGTTGTCGGTCGTCGCCGAGGGCGGGCGTCCGATCGCGGAACTTTTTTAG
- the murB gene encoding UDP-N-acetylmuramate dehydrogenase, with amino-acid sequence MSFLSGFEHFVRDNEPMAAHTWLRLGGPAEYFAEPTSFEELSALVARCRQEDVPVRLLGGGSNILVRDEGVAGMVVRLAAPVFCDIQVSGDRIQAGAGAKLSHLISTAVREGLSGLEDLVGIPGTVGGALRGNSGGDNSDLGQWTAAAQVLTRSGEILTHERRSMNFAYRQSSLDELVILQGAFQLEAGNPVELTKRMQKIWIEKKANQPGSDQNCGAIFKNPGGVSASSLIEQAGLRNASVGEAEVFDRRPNYLVAHPGASSDDVLRLIDLIRSHVQDNLGVELETAIEVW; translated from the coding sequence ATGTCGTTTCTAAGCGGATTTGAACATTTTGTACGCGACAATGAGCCGATGGCGGCCCATACCTGGTTGCGTCTGGGCGGACCGGCTGAGTATTTCGCCGAGCCGACTTCGTTTGAGGAACTCAGCGCCCTGGTGGCGCGCTGCCGGCAGGAAGATGTGCCGGTGCGGCTGCTGGGAGGCGGGTCCAACATTCTGGTGCGCGATGAAGGCGTCGCCGGGATGGTGGTGCGGTTGGCCGCGCCCGTCTTCTGTGACATCCAGGTATCAGGCGATCGTATCCAGGCGGGCGCCGGCGCGAAGCTGTCGCATTTGATTTCCACCGCGGTGCGCGAAGGGCTTTCTGGTCTGGAAGATCTGGTAGGCATTCCGGGTACGGTCGGCGGGGCCTTGCGCGGCAACAGCGGCGGCGATAACAGCGATCTGGGCCAGTGGACCGCGGCCGCCCAGGTGCTGACCCGCAGCGGCGAGATTCTCACCCATGAACGCCGGTCAATGAACTTCGCTTACCGGCAAAGCAGCCTTGATGAACTGGTCATTCTGCAGGGCGCCTTCCAGCTGGAAGCGGGTAATCCGGTCGAATTGACCAAGCGGATGCAGAAAATCTGGATCGAGAAAAAAGCCAACCAGCCCGGCAGCGACCAGAACTGCGGCGCCATTTTCAAAAATCCCGGCGGCGTGTCTGCTTCGTCGCTGATTGAACAGGCAGGCCTGCGCAACGCCAGTGTAGGGGAGGCCGAAGTCTTCGACCGACGCCCCAACTATCTGGTCGCCCACCCCGGCGCCAGCAGCGACGATGTGTTGCGGCTGATTGACCTGATCCGCAGCCATGTGCAGGACAATCTTGGGGTGGAACTGGAAACTGCCATTGAAGTCTGGTAG
- a CDS encoding cell division protein FtsQ/DivIB yields MAEPKKRSKKSEPAAAPPPWWRSTTFRLSAMGLVIGFACGMAAYGWSKLSDRILGHGRFVLRPAMIESTPQPKWIHGDVKAQVFDKAELAGVSMLDPQAAVKVNNAFALHTWVAEVKEVRKYAGPRIVVDLVYRRPTAMVEVLDLHGERGLLPVDDHGVLLPPEDFSPTKALEFPRIAIDYTQPAGGVGAGWGDPRVASAAAVAAALLDDWSALKLYRVRSMAGSSARSSDTPQFDIVTREGALLIWGRPPGRETAGEATASQKVERLKAYVAKHGPLDQQLPLELDLRDASALSRRTASGERELLR; encoded by the coding sequence ATGGCGGAGCCCAAAAAACGCAGTAAAAAGTCCGAGCCGGCGGCCGCTCCGCCGCCCTGGTGGCGCAGCACGACCTTTCGTCTTTCCGCCATGGGGCTGGTCATCGGTTTTGCGTGTGGGATGGCCGCTTACGGCTGGTCCAAGCTGAGCGACCGCATCCTGGGCCATGGCCGCTTTGTCCTGCGGCCGGCGATGATCGAGTCGACCCCCCAGCCGAAGTGGATCCATGGCGATGTCAAAGCGCAAGTGTTTGACAAAGCCGAACTGGCCGGCGTTTCGATGCTGGATCCCCAGGCGGCCGTCAAGGTAAACAACGCCTTCGCCCTGCACACCTGGGTCGCCGAAGTCAAAGAGGTCCGCAAATACGCCGGACCGCGGATCGTGGTCGACCTGGTGTATCGTCGCCCGACCGCCATGGTCGAGGTGCTTGATCTGCATGGCGAACGGGGACTGTTGCCGGTCGACGATCATGGCGTGCTCCTGCCGCCGGAAGATTTTTCGCCGACCAAGGCGCTTGAGTTCCCCCGGATTGCGATTGACTACACACAGCCCGCCGGCGGCGTAGGGGCCGGCTGGGGCGATCCCCGTGTGGCTTCGGCGGCGGCGGTTGCGGCCGCGCTGCTGGACGACTGGAGCGCTCTCAAGCTGTATCGAGTCCGCTCCATGGCAGGCAGTTCCGCCCGCAGCAGCGACACTCCCCAGTTCGACATCGTCACCCGCGAGGGCGCGCTCCTGATCTGGGGTCGTCCGCCCGGCAGAGAGACGGCCGGCGAGGCCACCGCCAGCCAGAAAGTCGAACGGCTCAAAGCGTACGTGGCCAAACACGGCCCGCTCGACCAGCAACTGCCGCTGGAGCTGGACCTGCGCGACGCTTCCGCGCTCTCCCGCCGCACCGCCAGCGGAGAACGGGAACTGCTCCGCTAA
- a CDS encoding SLC5 family protein, with the protein MPQDSQVVFGLWDILVFLAALIAAMTVGFLAGRKEETSEDYFLAGKSIPWWGVAGSIFGSNVSANHMVGMMGVGMAIGFAQSHFEIGAIAGLTLLCYGFLPVYRKLNVYTLSEYLEHRYDHRSRLSYAVIMVIIMVMIQLAPGLYIGSRSMCILAGRYAMEAPPAAAREVDPAAANAASEGQTVGSVVIDPAVPRTHIKQSWYVAFVLALAAIAASYTILGGLKAVIWTDFIQSILLLAAGIAVALLIFYQVGGWNRMMELDREAGEARQAAEISAAAAGEAINPAEFPGRKMGLYRPMSHPKLPWTGVLTGLMIMHCFYWGTNQFIVQRALGARSDRQARLGIIAAGFLKLTIPFFAIAGGVAAFYMFRDANRNVAQDAAFTEAMLMVIPANCGLIGLISAGLIGAILSSIDSMMNSAATIVTIDIYRRYFRPQASDREMINVGRMSILFFVSLAALLALLLDPNTKSNFFLLIADWQNYFTPGLLVAFGLGMLWKRGTPTAGFAAIVLGVVLSFAAEKSYNEFLGMPPTTWQILQGEKQIADFPAKELPPQLQGSAAEQEAFLQDQREALSAPLPLVGSRQILLEQYLGPQLNFFHRMVVSILLCTVVYVGVSYATPFNPEKGRMIWTDLGGHQPYVLKAIFAVLAITLAVFVALGMAMTSDLISPFVAGGLGGLWTLAMFASSVVWSRRHPDDGNPVTSKTDDAKPDGGKTNAIEATDVPSSFLTDDRILAGILCGAAVFMLYYFR; encoded by the coding sequence ATGCCGCAAGACAGCCAGGTCGTTTTTGGCCTGTGGGATATTCTGGTTTTTCTCGCAGCGCTGATTGCCGCCATGACGGTCGGTTTCCTGGCCGGCCGCAAGGAAGAAACGTCGGAAGACTACTTCCTGGCCGGGAAGTCGATCCCCTGGTGGGGCGTGGCCGGTTCGATCTTTGGCAGTAATGTCAGCGCCAACCATATGGTCGGCATGATGGGCGTCGGCATGGCGATCGGCTTTGCGCAAAGCCACTTTGAAATCGGAGCCATCGCCGGGCTGACGCTGCTGTGCTACGGCTTTTTGCCCGTGTATCGGAAGCTGAATGTTTACACGCTGTCGGAGTACCTGGAGCACCGGTACGACCATCGCAGCCGTTTGAGTTACGCCGTGATCATGGTCATCATCATGGTGATGATCCAGCTGGCGCCGGGGCTGTATATCGGCTCCCGTTCCATGTGCATCCTGGCCGGACGTTACGCCATGGAAGCGCCGCCTGCCGCCGCCAGAGAGGTGGACCCTGCCGCTGCGAATGCGGCCAGCGAAGGGCAGACCGTTGGTTCCGTAGTGATCGATCCGGCCGTTCCCAGGACCCACATCAAGCAGTCCTGGTACGTCGCCTTTGTCTTGGCGCTGGCTGCGATCGCCGCCAGCTATACGATCCTGGGCGGCCTGAAGGCGGTGATCTGGACCGACTTCATCCAGTCCATTTTACTGCTGGCCGCCGGCATCGCCGTCGCGCTGCTGATCTTCTACCAGGTCGGCGGCTGGAACCGAATGATGGAGCTCGACCGGGAGGCTGGCGAAGCGCGGCAAGCGGCCGAAATCAGCGCGGCCGCCGCGGGCGAGGCAATCAATCCGGCCGAATTCCCCGGTCGCAAGATGGGCCTGTATCGACCGATGAGCCACCCCAAATTGCCCTGGACGGGCGTGCTGACCGGACTCATGATCATGCACTGTTTTTACTGGGGCACCAACCAGTTCATCGTGCAAAGGGCGCTCGGAGCCAGGAGCGATCGGCAGGCCCGGCTGGGGATTATCGCGGCCGGTTTTCTGAAACTGACGATCCCGTTTTTCGCCATCGCCGGCGGCGTCGCGGCGTTTTATATGTTCCGCGACGCCAACCGGAATGTGGCCCAGGACGCCGCCTTCACCGAGGCGATGCTGATGGTGATCCCCGCCAACTGCGGGCTGATCGGCCTGATCTCGGCCGGGCTGATCGGGGCGATTTTGTCGTCGATCGACTCCATGATGAACTCGGCTGCGACGATCGTCACCATCGATATTTACCGCCGTTACTTTCGCCCCCAGGCGAGCGACCGGGAGATGATCAATGTCGGCCGGATGTCGATTTTGTTCTTTGTTTCGCTGGCGGCCCTGCTGGCGTTACTGCTCGACCCTAACACCAAAAGCAACTTTTTTCTGCTGATCGCCGACTGGCAGAATTACTTTACGCCAGGGCTGCTGGTCGCTTTTGGCCTGGGGATGCTGTGGAAACGGGGCACGCCGACGGCCGGATTTGCGGCGATTGTGCTGGGCGTGGTGCTCTCCTTCGCCGCCGAGAAATCCTACAACGAATTCCTGGGCATGCCGCCCACAACCTGGCAGATCCTGCAGGGAGAAAAGCAGATCGCCGATTTCCCGGCCAAAGAACTGCCGCCGCAACTGCAGGGCTCAGCGGCCGAACAGGAGGCGTTCCTGCAGGATCAACGCGAGGCGCTATCGGCGCCGCTGCCACTGGTCGGCTCCCGGCAGATTCTGTTAGAGCAGTACCTGGGCCCGCAGCTGAATTTCTTCCATCGCATGGTGGTGTCGATCCTGCTCTGCACGGTCGTCTATGTGGGCGTCAGCTACGCGACGCCTTTTAATCCCGAGAAAGGACGCATGATCTGGACCGACCTGGGCGGCCATCAGCCGTACGTCTTGAAGGCGATTTTCGCCGTGCTGGCGATTACGCTTGCCGTGTTCGTGGCGTTGGGAATGGCGATGACGTCCGACCTGATCAGCCCCTTTGTCGCCGGCGGACTGGGAGGACTCTGGACGCTGGCCATGTTTGCCAGTTCGGTCGTTTGGAGCCGCCGCCACCCCGACGATGGCAACCCTGTCACCAGCAAGACGGACGATGCAAAGCCTGATGGCGGAAAGACGAATGCGATCGAAGCGACGGACGTGCCGTCCTCGTTCCTGACCGACGACCGGATCCTGGCTGGCATCCTGTGCGGAGCGGCCGTGTTCATGCTGTACTACTTCCGCTAG
- the rnpA gene encoding ribonuclease P protein component: MTDNRFPPQRRLRSREDFAIFYADHLHAADEVLVLLARRNGRDVTRLGLSVSRKVGNAVERNRWKRRLREVFRQCQADLPPGLDLVIRPRKGAACDYHAIRRSLLPLVRRAARKLQHASK, from the coding sequence ATGACCGACAACCGCTTCCCGCCGCAGCGCCGCCTTCGCAGTCGCGAAGACTTCGCGATCTTTTACGCCGACCATCTGCATGCGGCCGATGAGGTGCTGGTGCTGTTAGCGCGGCGCAACGGCCGGGACGTGACCCGGCTGGGGCTGTCGGTCTCTCGGAAAGTGGGCAATGCGGTCGAGCGGAATCGCTGGAAACGGCGCCTTCGCGAGGTCTTCCGCCAGTGCCAGGCTGACTTGCCGCCGGGGCTGGACCTGGTCATCCGTCCGCGCAAGGGAGCCGCGTGCGACTACCACGCGATCCGCCGTTCCCTGCTGCCGCTGGTCCGTCGGGCCGCGCGGAAACTGCAGCACGCGTCGAAGTAG